The Osmerus eperlanus chromosome 15, fOsmEpe2.1, whole genome shotgun sequence genome includes a window with the following:
- the LOC134034746 gene encoding myosin-7-like isoform X1, producing the protein MGDALMAEFGAAASFLRKSDKERLEAQTRPFDMKKNCFVPDPEVEYVKALISSRDGDKVTVETEFGKTTTHKEDDIHPQNPPKFDKIEDMAMFTFLHEPAVLFNLKERYAAWMIYTYSGLFCVTVNPYKWLPVYDQSVVNAYRGKKRSEAPPHIFSISDNAYQYMLSDRENQSVLITGESGAGKTVNTKRVIQYFASIAAVSGKKDASQEKKGTLEDQIIQCNPALEAFGNAKTIRNDNSSRFGKFIRIHFGVSGKLSSADIETYLLEKSRVTFQLKAERDYHIFYQILSQKKPELLEMLLITSNPYDYAFISQGEIAVTSIDDSDELMATDEAFDVLGFTQEEKNGIYKLTGAIMHYGNMKFKNKQREEQAEADGTEDTDKVAYLMGLNSADLIKGLCHPRVKVGNEWVTKGQSVQQVYYSIGALSKSVYEKMFLWMVVKINQTLDTKNARQHYIGVLDIAGFEIFDFNTFEQLCINFTNEKLQQFFNHHMFVLEQEEYKKEGIVWEFIDFGMDLAACIELIEKPMGIMSILEEECMFPKASDATFKAKLYDNHLGKTANFQKPRMIKGRPEAHFSLVHYAGIVDYNIGNWLVKNKDPLNETVVGLFQKSSLKLLGVLFAGYASADAAAEAGGGKKKKGSSFQTVSALHRENLNKLMTNLRSTHPHFVRCLIPNETKTPGAMENPLVMHQLRCNGVLEGIRICRKGFPNRVQYGDFKQRYRILNPNVIPEGAFMDNKKAAEKLLGSLDIDHEQYRLGHTKVFFKAGLLGVLEEMRDDRLALIITGIQSRARGVLARNEFQKIVERRDALLVIQWNIRAFMGVKNWPWMKMYFKIKPLLKSAETEKEMANMKEEFIKLKEAYAKSEARRKELEEKMVSLLQEKNDLHLQVQTEQDSLGDAEERCEGLIKSKIQLEAKSKELTERLEDEEEMNAELTAKKRKLEDECSELKKDIDDLELTLAKVEKEKHATENKVKNLTEEMAALDEIIAKLTKEKKALQEAHQQTLDDLQSEEDKVNTLTKAKTKLEQQVDDLEGSLEQEKKVRMDLERAKRKLEGDLKLTQESLMDLENDKQQMEERLKKKDFEISQLSSKIEDEQAMSAQLQKKLKELQARIEELEEELEAERAARAKVEKQRADLSRELEEISERLEEAGGATAAQIEMNKKREAEFQKVRRDLEEATLQHEATAATLRKKNADSVADLGEQIDNLQRVKQKLEKEKSELRLELDDVVSNMEQIVKSKTNLEKMCRTLEDQMTEYRTKSEEGQRSINDFTMQKAKLQTENGELTRQLEEKDSLVSQLTRGKQSNVQQIEDLKRQLEEEVKAKNALAHAVQSARHDSELLREQYEEEQEAKAELQRSMSKANSEVAQWRTKYETDAIQRTEELEEAKKKLAQRLQDAEEAVEAVNAKCSSLDKTKHRLQNEIEDLMVDVERSNAAAAVLDKKQRNFDKVLAEWKQKYEESQTELESAQKEARSLSTELFKLKNSYEESLDHLETMKRENKNLQEEISDLTEQLGEGGKTIHELEKIRKQLEQEKAEIQTALEEAEGSLEHEEGKILRAQLEFNQVKADIERKLVEKEEEMEMSKRNQQRVVDTLQSSLESETRSRNEALRLKKKMEGDLNEMEIQLSQANRQAAEAQKQLKGLHAHLKDSQLQLDDALRGNDDLKENIAIVERRNNLLQAELDELRSMVEQTERGRKLAEQELLDVSERVQLLHSQNTSLLNQKKKLEGDTSQLQNEVEEAVQECRNAEEKAKKAITDAAMMAEELKKEQDTSAHLERMKKNMEQTIKDLQHRLDEAEQIAMKGGKKQVQKLEARVRELETEVELEQRKSSDSVKGVRKYERRIKELTYQTEEDRKNLSRLQDLVDKLQLKVKSYKRTAEEAEEQSNSNLGKFRKMQHELDEAEERADIAESQVNKLRTKSRDVGSKKGHDEE; encoded by the exons ATGGGGGATGCCTTGATGGCAGAGTTTGGGGCAGCAGCTTCTTTTCTGAGGAAGTCAGACAAGGAACGTCTGGAGGCCCAGACTCGTCCTTTTGACATGAAGAAGAACTGCTTTGTGCCTGACCCAGAGGTTGAGTACGTCAAGGCACTAATAAGCAGTAGAGATGGGGACAAAGTCACAGTTGAAACTGAGTTTGGGAAG ACAACAACTCATAAGGAGGATGACATCCATCCCCAGAACCCGCCAAAGTTTGATAAAATTGAGGACATGGCGATGTTCACCTTCCTGCACGAGCCTGCTGTGCTGTTTAACCTCAAAGAGCGTTATGCTGCCTGGATGATCTAC acCTACTCAGGACTGTTCTGTGTGACTGTCAACCCCTACAAGTGGCTGCCAGTGTACGATCAGTCAGTTGTCAATGCTTACAGAGGCAAGAAGAGGAGTGAAGCTCCTCCTCACatcttctccatctctgacAATGCCTACCAGTACATGCTGTCAG ACAGGGAAAATCAGTCTGTCCTGATCAC TGGAGAATCTGGTGCAGGAAAGACTGTGAACACCAAGAGAGTCATCCAGTACTTTGCCAGCATTGCAGCTGTGAGTGGAAAGAAGGATGCAAGTCAGGAAAAAAAG GGTACCCTGGAGGATCAAATCATCCAGTGTAACCCTGCCCTGGAGGCTTTTGGTAATGCCAAGACCATCAGAAATGACAACTCCTCCAGATTC GGAAAATTCATCAGAATTCATTTTGGAGTGAGTGGGAAGCTTTCATCCGCAGACATTGAAACTT ATCTCCTGGAGAAGTCACGTGTCACTTTCCAGCTCAAGGCTGAGAGAGACTACCACATCTTCTACCAGATCCTGTCTCAAAAGAAGCCAGAACTGCTGG AGATGCTGCTTATCACCAGCAACCCCTATGATTACGCCTTCATCTCCCAAGGAGAGATTGCTGTAACATCTATTGATGATTCTGATGAGCTGATGGCTACTGAT GAAGCCTTCGATGTGCTGGGCTTCACCCAAGAGGAGAAGAACGGCATTTACAAGCTGACTGGTGCCATCATGCACTATGGCAACATGAAGTTCAAGAACAAGCAGAGGGAagagcaggcagaggcagatgGCACTGAGG ATACCGACAAAGTGGCGTACCTGATGGGCTTGAACTCTGCTGACCTGATCAAGGGTCTCTGCCACCCAAGGGTCAAAGTAGGAAACGAGTGGGTCACCAAAGGTCAAAGTGTCCAGCAG GTGTACTACTCCATTGGTGCTCTGTCCAAGTCAGTGTATGAGAAGATGTTCCTGTGGATGGTGGTGAAAATCAACCAAACCCTGGACACCAAAAATGCACGCCAGCATTACATTGGTGTGCTGGACATTGCTGgctttgagatttttgat TTCAACACCTTTGAACAGCTGTGCATCAACTTCACTAATGAGAAGCTGCAGCAGTTCTTCAATCACCACATGTTTGTGCTGGAGCAAGAAGAGTACAAGAAAGAAGGAATAGTTTGGGAGTTCATTGACTTTGGCATGGACTTGGCAGCCTGCATTGAACTCATTGAAAAG CCCATGGGTATCATGTCCATCCTTGAAGAGGAGTGCATGTTCCCCAAAGCCAGTGATGCTACATTCAAGGCCAAGCTGTATGACAACCACCTGGGAAAAACTGCCAACTTCCAGAAGCCCAGGATGATAAAAGGTCGACCAGAGGCCCATTTCTCCCTGGTTCACTATGCTGGTATCGTTGACTATAACATTGGTAACTGGCTGGTGAAGAACAAGGACCCTCTGAATGAGACTGTGGTCGGACTCTTCCAGAAATCAAGCCtgaagttattgggtgtgctttttgCTGGATATGCTAGTGCCGACGCTGCTG ctgaggctggaggaggaaagaagaagaaaggctCCTCTTTCCAGACAGTGTCTGCTTTGCACagg GAGAACCTGAACAAACTCATGACCAACTTGAGGTCTACTCACCCCCACTTTGTGCGTTGCCTCATCCCCAACGAGACCAAGACTCCTGGGGCCATGGAGAACCCTCTGGTCATGCACCAGCTGCGCTGTAACGGTGTGCTGGAAGGCATCAGAATCTGCAGGAAGGGATTCCCCAACAGGGTTCAGTATGGTGACTTCAAACAAAG ATATCGCATCCTAAATCCAAATGTTATCCCTGAGGGAGCGTTTATGGACAACAAGAAGGCAGCAGAAAAACTGCTGGGTAGTCTGGACATTGACCATGAGCAGTACAGATTAGGACACACCAAG GTGTTCTTCAAGGCTGGTCTGCTGGGTGTTcttgaggagatgagagacgACCGTCTCGCTCTCATCATCACAGGGATCCAGTCCAGAGCACGTGGTGTACTAGCCAGAAATGAGTTCCAGAAAATTGTAGAGCGCAG AGATGCCCTGCTTGTGATCCAGTGGAACATCCGTGCATTCATGGGGGTCAAGAATTGGCCCTGGATGAAGATGTACTTCAAGATCAAACCTTTGTTGAAGTCAGcggagactgagaaagagatgGCCAACATGAAGGAAGAGTTTATAAAACTTAAAGAAGCTTATGCTAAATCTGAAGCCCGTAGGAAAGAGCTGGAAGAGAAAATGGTCTCCCTTCTCCAGGAGAAGAACGACCTCCACCTCCAAGTCCAAACT GAACAAGACAGTCTGGGAGACGctgaggagaggtgtgagggatTGATCAAGAGCAAGATCCAGCTTGAGGCCAAATCCAAGGAGCTGACTGAAAgactggaggatgaggaggagatgaatgCAGAGCTTACTGCTaagaagaggaagctggaggatgAGTGTTCAGAACTCAAGAAAGACATTGATGATCTGGAACTCACTCTGGCcaaagtggagaaggagaagcatgCCACGGAGAACAAG GTTAAAAACCTGACTGAGGAGATGGCAGCTCTGGATGAAATCATCGCCAAGCTGACCAAGGAGAAGAAAGCTCTCCAGGAGGCTCACCAGCAGACACTGGACGACCTTCAGAGTGAGGAAGACAAAGTCAACACTCTGACCAAGGCCAAAACCAAGCTGGAACAGCAGGTTGATGAT CTTGAAGGTTCTCTGGAGCAAGAGAAGAAGGTAAGAATGGACCTTGAGAGAGccaagaggaagctggagggagacctgaagtTGACCCAGGAGAGCCTAATGGACCTGGAGAACGACAAAcagcagatggaggagagactgaagAA GAAGGACTTTGAGATAAGTCAACTCAGCAGCAAGATTGAGGATGAGCAGGCCATGAGTGCACAGCTTCAGAAGAAACTGAAGGAGCTGCAG GCCCGTATTGAGGAGCTTGAGGAAGAGCTGGAGGCTGAGAGAGCTGCCCGTGCCAAGGTTGAGAAGCAGAGGGCAGACTTGTCCAGAGAGTTGGAGGAGAtcagtgagaggctggaggaggctggtggagCCACTGCTGCCCAGATTGAGATGAacaagaagagagaggcagagttccAGAAGGTGCGCAGAGACCTTGAAGAGGCTACTCTGCAGCATGAGGCTACAGCTGCCACTCTGAGGAAGAAGAATGCAGACAGTGTGGCCGACCTGGGGGAGCAGATTGACAACCTTCAGAGAGTGAagcagaagctggagaaggagaagagtgagctcaggctggagctggacgatgTGGTCTCCAACATGGAGCAGATTGTCAAGTCCAAA ACAAACTTGGAGAAAATGTGCAGAACCCTTGAAGACCAGATGACTGAATACAGGACAAAATCTGAGGAGGGACAACGATCCATCAATGACTTCACCATGCAGAAAGCAAAGCTTCAAACTGAAAATG GTGAACTTACCAGGCAATTGGAGGAGAAGGACTCCTTGGTTTCCCAGCTGACCAGAGGAAAACAGTCTAATGTTCAGCAGATTGAGGATCTCAAAAGACAACTGGAGGAGGAAGTCAAG GCAAAGAATGCTCTAGCCCATGCAGTGCAGTCTGCTCGCCATGACTCAGAGCTGCTGAGGGAGCAgtatgaggaggagcaggaggccaaGGCTGAGCTGCAGCGCAGCATGTCCAAAGCTAACTCTGAGGTGGCTCAGTGGAGAACCAAGTATGAAACTGATGCCatccagaggacagaggagctggaagaggccaA GAAGAAGCTGGCTCAGCGTCTGCAAGATGCAGAAGAGGCTGTGGAAGCTGTCAATGCTAAATGTTCCTCCCTAGATAAGACTAAACACAGACTCCAGAATGAGATTGAAGATCTCATGGTGGATGTGGAGAGATccaatgctgctgctgctgttctggACAAGAAGCAAAGAAACTTTGACAAG GTCCTGGCAGAGTGGAAGCAGAAGTATGAGGAGTCCCAGACTGAGCTGGAAAGCGCCCAGAAGGAGGCCAGATCCCTCAGCACTGAGCTGTTCAAACTGAAGAACTCCTATGAAGAGTCTCTGGATCATCTGGAGACCATGAAGAGGGAGAACAAGAACCTCCAAG AGGAAATTTCTGACCTGACTGAGCAACTTGGTGAGGGTGGAAAGACCATCCATGAGTTGGAAAAGATTCGTAaacagctggagcaggagaaggctGAGATCCAGACTGCTCTGGAGGAAGCTGAG GGCTCCCTGGAGCACGAGGAAGGCAAGATTCTCAGAGCTCAGCTGGAGTTCAACCAGGTCAAAGCTGACATTGAGCGCAAACTggtggaaaaggaggaggagatggaaatgTCCAAGAGAAACCagcagagagtggtggataccCTGCAAAGTTCCCTGGAGTCTGAGACTCGCAGCAGGAACGAGGCTCTCAGGCtgaagaagaagatggagggagacctcaATGAGATGGAGATCCAGCTCAGCCAGGCCAACAGGCAGGCAGCCGAGGCCCAGAAGCAACTCAAGGGCCTCCATGCACATCTAAAG GACTCCCAACTGCAGCTGGATGATGCTCTTCGTGGCAATGATGATCTGAAGGAGAACATTGCCATTGTGGAGAGACGTAACAATCTGCTGCAGGCTGAACTGGATGAGCTGAGGTCCATGGTGGAGCAGACTGAGAGAGGCCGCAAACTGGCTGAGCAGGAACTGCTGGATGTCAGTGAGAGGGTTCAGCTGCTACACTCTCAG AACACCAGCCTGCTGAACCAGAAGAAGAAGCTAGAGGGTGACACTTCCCAGCTTCAGAATGAAGTGGAGGAGGCTGTGCAGGAGTGCAGGAATGCTGAGGAGAAAGCCAAGAAGGCCATCACTGATGCTGCCATGATGGCagaggagctgaagaaggagcaggacaCCAGTGCTCACCTGGAGCGCATGAAGAAGAACATGGAGCAGACCATCAAGGACCTGCAGCACCGTCTGGATGAAGCTGAGCAAATCGCCATGAAAGGTGGCAAGAAGCAGGTCCAGAAgctggaggccagg GTGAGGGAGctggagacagaggtggagTTGGAGCAGAGGAAGAGCAGTGATTCAGTGAAAGGAGTCCGTAAATATGAGAGACGCATCAAGGAGCTCACCTACCAG ACTGAGGAGGACCGTAAGAACTTGAGCCGTCTGCAAGACCTGGTGGACAAACTGCAGCTGAAGGTCAAGTCCTACAAGAGAACTGCAGAGGAGGCT GAGGAACAGTCCAACTCTAATCTGGGCAAGTTCCGTAAAATGCAGCATGAGCTGGatgaagcagaggagagggctgaCATTGCTGAGTCCCAGGTCAACAAATTGAGAACCAAGAGTCGTGATGTAGGATCAAAG AAAGGACATGATGAAGAGTGA